One segment of Candidatus Babeliales bacterium DNA contains the following:
- a CDS encoding class I SAM-dependent methyltransferase: MPLLSKIAQRKKLHYFFEKIPKDHRILEVGCADGWIGRWAVKQGWKNFVGIDIVDAGYQYPHQFIHGDINQWQKLGLKKESFDVIIAFEVIEHGDFYDAMFNLLKEGGKLFVTTPLPHMDWLCKIFETVNLNQKRSSDHSHLIYLKDVPYFELAKQQIKAGISQWGEFTK; the protein is encoded by the coding sequence ATGCCATTATTAAGCAAAATTGCACAGCGCAAAAAATTACATTATTTTTTTGAAAAAATACCCAAAGATCATCGCATTCTAGAGGTTGGATGCGCAGATGGTTGGATAGGACGTTGGGCGGTTAAGCAAGGCTGGAAAAATTTTGTTGGCATTGACATTGTTGATGCCGGATATCAGTATCCACACCAATTTATTCATGGTGATATTAATCAATGGCAAAAATTAGGTCTCAAAAAAGAATCATTCGATGTCATTATTGCTTTTGAAGTAATTGAACACGGAGATTTTTATGATGCCATGTTTAACTTATTAAAAGAAGGCGGCAAATTATTTGTTACAACACCTCTACCGCATATGGACTGGCTCTGTAAAATTTTTGAAACCGTTAATTTAAATCAAAAACGCTCAAGTGATCATTCTCATCTTATTTATTTAAAAGATGTCCCATATTTTGAACTTGCAAAACAACAGATTAAAGCGGGAATATCTCAATGGGGAGAGTTTACGAAATAG
- a CDS encoding NUDIX hydrolase, whose translation MNINAISKPTDIDRPKVGVGVLIIKETKILLGKRKNAHGAGTWGLPGGHLEFRESFEDCAKREVLEETGLEVMSSRRYSFTNDIFEQDNKHYITIFMLVDKFTGEPKVLEPDKCDCWTWFDLNELPENLFEPLKNLIAQEHIFHHSKF comes from the coding sequence ATGAATATAAATGCAATCTCAAAACCGACTGATATTGATAGACCAAAAGTAGGGGTAGGAGTTCTCATTATAAAAGAAACAAAAATTTTATTAGGAAAACGAAAAAATGCTCATGGTGCAGGAACGTGGGGATTGCCGGGTGGCCATTTAGAATTTAGAGAGTCTTTTGAAGATTGCGCAAAGCGAGAAGTATTAGAAGAAACTGGCTTAGAAGTGATGAGTAGCAGAAGATATAGTTTTACCAATGATATTTTTGAACAAGATAATAAGCATTATATCACGATTTTTATGTTAGTAGATAAATTTACTGGTGAACCAAAAGTACTCGAACCTGATAAATGTGATTGTTGGACATGGTTCGATTTAAATGAATTACCGGAAAATTTATTTGAACCTTTAAAAAATTTAATAGCACAAGAACATATTTTTCATCATTCAAAATTTTAG
- a CDS encoding endonuclease/exonuclease/phosphatase family protein, protein MKRKLIFFLCINFIQIQSQDVRLMTFNFQSTRTGAFGSAFFEEPTTFDLSDNNIRNLLEKRDKLSAIVNDERKKLDEELQDAVAQLESKQKKLQELYQKQLIIVEENKKIVADLQVEKREQYDPIKKEIDSLQDKVNSLKQKIKQIEAECQKASYFNKVILLSQKFALEYAYKTASASLEVAKKSLDGIAYIQSKFSQAQVNLIASQAYLTSLSVGGEIYNTLIDPLKNIVEIIKDKGLSQVTSLPEFLELENLKHTLNLIRRELAIIVINEQQPDIICFQENNYDKFVFNEKLPNYALIDPQALSENLKNDSNDDADWNPIFYNKNQYKLLQTGVIWINRDNKPFSTDWGVNTNRTCTYAQFQDNILNKKFWVYNTHLDHRSNEARIEGLRLLATIIKLQSNNELAVLAGDLNMRNLLYSVPWIFEEPYNFQDGKLIAKNVVNQLATFIPSERTFDYFLLQNSNLIEVQQYNVIDYQIGGLTPSDHRAILLDF, encoded by the coding sequence ATGAAACGGAAACTAATATTTTTTCTCTGCATTAATTTTATCCAAATCCAAAGCCAAGATGTACGCCTCATGACTTTTAATTTTCAGAGTACAAGGACTGGTGCTTTTGGTTCTGCATTTTTTGAAGAACCAACTACATTTGATCTATCTGACAACAATATAAGAAATTTATTAGAAAAAAGAGATAAATTATCTGCAATTGTTAATGATGAAAGAAAAAAACTTGATGAAGAATTGCAAGATGCAGTTGCACAATTAGAAAGTAAGCAAAAAAAACTGCAAGAACTATATCAAAAACAGTTAATTATTGTAGAAGAAAATAAAAAAATAGTTGCCGATTTGCAAGTAGAAAAAAGAGAACAATATGATCCAATTAAAAAAGAAATTGATAGCTTACAAGATAAAGTAAACTCATTAAAACAAAAAATTAAACAAATTGAAGCGGAATGTCAAAAGGCTTCTTATTTTAATAAAGTTATACTTTTAAGCCAAAAATTTGCTCTCGAATATGCTTATAAAACTGCCTCAGCATCGCTTGAGGTTGCAAAAAAGAGTTTAGATGGCATTGCATATATTCAATCTAAATTTTCACAAGCACAAGTAAATTTGATAGCAAGCCAAGCCTACCTTACTTCATTATCAGTCGGCGGTGAAATTTATAACACTCTAATAGATCCATTAAAAAATATAGTGGAAATTATAAAAGATAAAGGTCTTTCGCAAGTAACTTCTTTACCTGAGTTTTTGGAACTTGAAAACCTTAAACACACATTGAATCTAATACGTCGCGAACTTGCAATTATAGTAATTAATGAACAACAACCAGATATAATTTGTTTTCAAGAAAATAATTATGACAAATTTGTATTTAACGAAAAACTTCCAAATTATGCTTTAATTGATCCTCAAGCATTAAGCGAAAATTTAAAAAACGATAGCAATGATGATGCCGATTGGAACCCTATATTCTATAATAAAAACCAATATAAATTACTCCAAACCGGCGTTATTTGGATTAATAGGGATAATAAGCCATTCTCAACAGATTGGGGCGTAAACACCAATCGCACATGTACTTACGCTCAATTTCAAGATAATATCTTAAATAAGAAATTCTGGGTTTACAATACTCATCTTGATCACAGATCTAATGAAGCACGCATCGAAGGATTACGTCTACTGGCAACAATAATAAAACTACAATCCAACAATGAGCTTGCTGTTTTAGCTGGTGACTTAAACATGAGAAATCTACTTTATTCTGTGCCCTGGATTTTTGAGGAACCTTATAATTTTCAAGATGGTAAACTCATTGCAAAAAATGTAGTCAACCAACTAGCTACGTTTATCCCCTCTGAAAGAACATTCGACTATTTCTTGTTGCAGAACAGCAATCTTATAGAAGTGCAACAGTATAATGTAATTGATTACCAAATAGGTGGATTAACACCAAGTGATCATCGGGCAATTTTATTGGATTTTTAG
- the sppA gene encoding signal peptide peptidase SppA produces MARLFDYLKNIFLILILLQIAPPILQSLKKQYLEVLEPKTQIGLLTIKGIVYDSDYYIKFLKQFFKNTNIKAILLKIESPGGAAGSSEAIANEIEIMKRESPKPIVTLCENLCTSGSYYIASTTDYIIAPPSALIGSIGTKIPYQFKLNDFLKHFNIKYIPIKSGEYKDSTDPFAEITSEQIAQLQSVTDDSYQNFIEHVAKNRSQVMLDNAKEWANGKLFTARQALKLGLINEVGSQTNAINQLKKLAIIDGEIEWVIPPKDQGLWSFFTGSRDINEFSNTMQTSLNQYSILDILYFIAKSPPYFSRDAPGLCQ; encoded by the coding sequence ATGGCAAGGCTTTTTGATTATTTAAAAAATATATTTTTAATCCTTATTTTATTACAAATCGCTCCGCCCATCCTTCAAAGCCTAAAAAAGCAATATCTTGAGGTTTTGGAGCCAAAAACGCAAATTGGGCTTTTAACTATTAAAGGAATAGTTTATGATTCCGATTATTATATTAAATTTTTGAAGCAATTTTTTAAAAATACCAATATCAAAGCGATTTTACTCAAAATAGAATCCCCCGGTGGTGCTGCCGGTTCTTCTGAGGCTATTGCCAACGAAATTGAGATTATGAAGCGAGAATCTCCTAAACCAATTGTCACACTTTGCGAAAACCTTTGCACTTCTGGCAGTTATTATATTGCTTCAACTACCGATTATATTATCGCACCTCCTTCTGCACTCATTGGCAGTATCGGCACTAAAATACCCTATCAATTTAAGCTGAATGACTTTCTTAAACATTTTAATATTAAATATATTCCTATAAAATCAGGAGAATATAAAGATTCAACCGATCCTTTTGCTGAAATCACCTCTGAACAAATAGCACAATTGCAAAGCGTTACTGATGATAGTTATCAGAATTTTATTGAACATGTGGCCAAAAATCGCTCACAAGTTATGCTTGATAATGCAAAAGAATGGGCCAATGGCAAACTCTTTACGGCACGCCAAGCACTCAAATTAGGGCTTATTAATGAAGTAGGTTCTCAAACAAATGCTATCAATCAACTTAAAAAATTAGCTATTATTGATGGTGAAATTGAATGGGTAATACCACCAAAAGATCAAGGGCTATGGAGTTTTTTTACCGGAAGCCGCGATATAAATGAATTTTCCAATACTATGCAAACTTCACTTAACCAGTACTCTATATTAGATATTTTGTATTTTATTGCCAAAAGCCCCCCTTATTTTTCTAGAGATGCTCCTGGCCTTTGCCAATAA
- the mreC gene encoding rod shape-determining protein MreC: protein MNKPLRFVAYFLIFLIGVFLLGNIAGSIDQKSKSVISVILYPFLKLQHLILFPFKTLSANIFTYNITQNQFDSLLVERDMLLAENIALQSSIQFKNETDELLKFKYRYQESEKKLTQIILKNFSQERCFFLVDSGSNHGIYKDMIAIYKNCLLGRVVEVYPFYSKVMLISDRNSKVAAFCTRSKTRGILEGLNDIEKVALAHVSHFEPLQENDLIISSGEGLIYPRGFGLGRIYSFKKDGVYQIVQVTPLINVEKISYCYLIGKGQEHL, encoded by the coding sequence TTGAATAAACCATTACGCTTTGTAGCTTATTTTTTAATATTTTTAATAGGTGTTTTTTTACTTGGCAATATAGCTGGGTCGATTGACCAAAAAAGCAAATCAGTTATTAGCGTAATCCTTTATCCATTTTTAAAATTACAACATTTAATATTATTTCCTTTCAAGACGCTTTCTGCCAATATTTTTACCTATAATATTACGCAAAATCAATTCGATAGCTTATTAGTTGAACGGGATATGCTATTAGCAGAAAATATTGCATTACAAAGTTCAATACAATTTAAAAATGAAACTGATGAATTGCTTAAATTTAAATATCGGTATCAAGAGAGCGAAAAAAAATTAACCCAGATAATTCTTAAAAATTTTTCTCAAGAACGATGTTTTTTTCTGGTGGATAGTGGCAGCAATCATGGTATTTATAAAGATATGATTGCAATCTATAAAAATTGCTTACTGGGAAGAGTTGTTGAGGTATATCCTTTTTATAGCAAAGTGATGTTAATTTCTGATCGCAATAGTAAAGTAGCGGCATTTTGTACAAGATCAAAAACGCGTGGAATTTTAGAAGGATTAAATGATATTGAAAAAGTTGCGCTTGCGCATGTGAGCCATTTTGAACCATTGCAAGAAAATGATTTAATTATATCGAGTGGTGAAGGGCTTATTTACCCGCGCGGTTTTGGCTTGGGCAGAATTTACTCATTTAAAAAAGATGGCGTTTATCAGATAGTTCAAGTTACGCCGCTTATTAATGTTGAAAAAATCAGTTATTGTTATCTTATTGGCAAAGGCCAGGAGCATCTCTAG
- a CDS encoding phosphatase PAP2 family protein, with translation MRRFFQVCIIFLLSIVFFKEELLFPASNNANPFICMHKIKPTKQRFAHKAGYFLGDVIMDALRLHRYLFSVTTAQVITGITPFYIISRSIDEDLQSRFYDSTCHKNRNQFSSKCHKVAQHGIGVPMIALSSLALFGWNEDVRTTARVFAIGLPFVHSGKDIIKKIDTKACLRPWHEEFSCKQRSCGGFPSGHMANITYATALFGMRFGLKWAVPLGLFASFVFADFINCNRHYLSQIIAGAGLGLVYAFAANKVIEQKLNERFSVCLTCDPAGRPNLKMAFNF, from the coding sequence ATGAGACGATTTTTTCAAGTCTGCATCATCTTTTTACTGAGTATTGTTTTTTTTAAAGAAGAATTGTTATTTCCAGCATCGAATAATGCTAATCCATTTATATGTATGCACAAAATAAAACCTACAAAACAACGATTTGCGCATAAAGCAGGGTATTTTTTAGGCGATGTGATTATGGATGCTTTGCGTTTGCATCGCTATTTATTTTCAGTAACAACGGCACAAGTTATTACCGGTATTACGCCATTTTATATTATTTCCCGAAGTATTGATGAAGATTTACAATCACGATTTTATGATTCTACATGTCATAAAAATAGAAATCAATTTTCTTCAAAATGCCACAAAGTAGCTCAGCATGGTATTGGCGTGCCAATGATAGCATTATCAAGTCTAGCGTTATTTGGTTGGAATGAAGATGTGCGGACTACCGCGCGTGTTTTTGCCATCGGATTGCCATTTGTGCATTCAGGCAAAGATATCATAAAAAAAATAGATACCAAGGCATGTTTACGTCCATGGCATGAAGAGTTTAGTTGTAAACAACGATCGTGTGGTGGATTTCCGTCTGGCCACATGGCAAATATTACGTATGCAACCGCACTTTTTGGGATGCGGTTTGGGCTAAAATGGGCAGTGCCGCTTGGATTATTTGCTTCTTTTGTTTTTGCCGATTTTATCAATTGTAATCGTCATTATCTTTCACAAATTATTGCTGGTGCTGGTCTTGGTCTTGTTTATGCTTTTGCAGCAAATAAAGTTATTGAACAAAAATTGAACGAACGATTTTCGGTTTGTTTAACGTGTGATCCTGCAGGTAGACCAAATCTGAAAATGGCATTTAATTTTTAA
- the prs gene encoding ribose-phosphate diphosphokinase has product MKVFATRSCAHLLNQMNLPQGRLTIKTFSDGELYIKIEEEVADQKVWVIASTEAPAEHLIELFLLLDALERAGAQIHILFTYFGYARQDRMLPGEPLSAAMIFRFLQNFVIQQTIIIHIHSTRLKMFYDFEDLILLDFFVPYIDMVDSVIAPDKGAGALVRILAEHEKKTSRVIEKIRNTHEHIERMIIHDGLQGKNVLIADDMIATGSTVIKAAQLLKEHGVKDIYVAATHGIFSADAIKTIEQSPIKRVFVTNTIDQRKESEKIEVIDCAPMLENIILAQEDNNLW; this is encoded by the coding sequence ATGAAAGTTTTTGCTACCCGTTCTTGTGCACATCTATTAAATCAAATGAATCTTCCACAGGGACGTCTTACAATTAAAACATTTTCTGATGGTGAGCTATATATTAAAATTGAAGAAGAAGTTGCTGACCAAAAAGTTTGGGTTATTGCTTCTACTGAAGCACCGGCAGAGCATTTAATTGAATTATTTTTATTACTAGATGCACTGGAGCGGGCTGGAGCACAAATTCATATTTTGTTTACTTATTTTGGTTATGCACGTCAAGATCGTATGCTGCCAGGTGAGCCACTTAGTGCAGCAATGATTTTTCGGTTTTTACAAAATTTCGTAATTCAGCAGACGATAATCATACATATTCATAGTACGCGCTTAAAAATGTTTTATGATTTTGAAGATCTTATTTTGCTTGATTTTTTTGTTCCTTATATTGATATGGTTGATTCGGTAATTGCACCAGATAAAGGAGCGGGTGCATTAGTTCGTATTTTAGCTGAACATGAAAAGAAAACATCACGAGTAATAGAAAAAATACGCAATACGCATGAGCATATTGAACGCATGATTATTCATGATGGTTTGCAAGGAAAAAATGTTTTAATTGCTGATGATATGATTGCTACCGGAAGTACGGTGATTAAAGCAGCGCAGCTTCTAAAAGAGCATGGCGTCAAAGATATTTATGTGGCAGCTACACATGGAATTTTTTCTGCAGATGCCATTAAAACTATTGAACAAAGTCCAATAAAAAGAGTTTTTGTTACTAATACGATAGATCAAAGAAAAGAATCCGAAAAAATAGAAGTTATTGATTGTGCCCCGATGCTTGAAAATATTATTCTTGCTCAAGAAGATAATAATCTTTGGTAA
- a CDS encoding phosphoribosyltransferase family protein, with translation MFKDRYDAANQLLTQLKKYKDRDDVVILGIPRGALEIGYVLAKELHAPLDVTFSKKISAPGQSELAIGAVSLHAENINPLYQNAYPDHIKQEKQKVRELLEKRYKQYRQDKQPIDLKDKIVIVTDDGIATGQTMLLALDEVKKQNPKKIVVAVPVAPQDILDQLEKKADEVICLLTPTTFWGISQFYNNFAQVEDEEAIRLLQEANA, from the coding sequence ATGTTTAAAGATCGTTATGATGCGGCTAATCAATTGTTGACGCAATTAAAAAAATACAAAGATCGCGATGATGTAGTAATACTTGGCATACCGCGTGGGGCATTGGAAATTGGCTATGTGCTAGCCAAAGAATTACATGCACCATTAGATGTTACTTTTTCAAAAAAAATTAGTGCGCCTGGTCAATCAGAATTAGCCATTGGTGCAGTTAGTTTGCATGCAGAAAATATCAACCCTCTTTATCAAAATGCATATCCGGATCATATAAAACAAGAAAAACAGAAAGTTCGCGAATTATTAGAAAAAAGATACAAGCAATATCGACAAGATAAGCAACCGATTGATTTAAAAGATAAAATTGTAATTGTAACCGATGATGGTATTGCAACCGGTCAAACAATGTTGCTTGCTTTAGATGAAGTAAAAAAACAAAATCCTAAAAAGATAGTAGTGGCAGTACCAGTAGCTCCACAAGATATTTTAGATCAATTAGAAAAAAAAGCGGACGAAGTAATTTGTTTATTAACGCCAACTACTTTTTGGGGTATTAGTCAATTTTATAATAACTTTGCACAGGTTGAAGACGAAGAAGCAATTCGCTTATTACAAGAGGCCAATGCATGA
- a CDS encoding zinc finger MYND domain-containing protein, translated as MSKKISFHVLLLFTSYLGFIISSSSLLSVVVGISCLENKSLSQKIILLHDKHENASDRSEDETKQHQRELSEFIAALVKHSNKSSFFIEFPYKTKNFKSTYNNSTIHVPIKDAIAHDMEHASIEYCSFDERNEGDFWVREMLTNTEGVAQALKNGCQIPEEFNKTSIESYLDSLQIQEKIASEIIKKLPNELQKIVFEKLDFYKSVNSFISYQVKNKNMNNELHFFYLVKALQPDLKAQLFINISYAQSVVSDLSLLHKILNNKNKFLVVCAGAFHTYNLEKHLLVNGFEIYANKDQKNGLNAEYLSNIIWPSKIPSSVKAPIYEFFSLCDICGKETAKKCGSCKTTYFCSRECQKNGWSKHKLNCKK; from the coding sequence ATGAGTAAAAAAATAAGCTTTCATGTACTCTTATTATTTACAAGCTATTTAGGATTTATTATTTCGAGTAGTAGTCTTTTATCGGTTGTTGTGGGTATCTCTTGTTTGGAAAACAAATCATTGAGCCAAAAAATTATATTACTTCATGATAAACATGAGAATGCATCTGATCGGAGTGAAGATGAAACAAAGCAGCATCAAAGAGAATTATCAGAATTTATTGCTGCTTTAGTTAAACATAGTAATAAAAGTTCTTTTTTTATAGAATTCCCTTACAAAACTAAAAATTTCAAAAGTACATACAACAACAGTACAATCCACGTTCCGATAAAAGATGCGATCGCTCATGATATGGAACATGCTTCAATAGAATATTGTTCTTTCGATGAAAGAAATGAAGGTGACTTTTGGGTGCGTGAAATGTTAACAAATACCGAAGGAGTGGCGCAAGCGCTTAAAAATGGTTGTCAGATCCCTGAAGAATTTAATAAAACTTCGATTGAATCTTATTTAGATAGTTTGCAAATACAAGAAAAAATTGCAAGTGAAATCATAAAAAAATTACCTAATGAATTACAAAAAATAGTCTTTGAAAAATTAGATTTTTATAAAAGTGTTAATAGCTTTATTTCTTACCAAGTAAAAAACAAAAATATGAATAATGAGTTGCATTTTTTCTATTTAGTTAAAGCATTGCAACCTGATTTAAAAGCTCAATTGTTTATCAATATTAGCTATGCGCAGTCAGTTGTCTCAGATTTATCTTTACTCCATAAAATTCTGAATAATAAAAATAAATTTTTAGTGGTTTGCGCTGGCGCTTTTCATACTTACAATTTAGAAAAACACTTATTAGTAAATGGATTTGAGATATATGCTAATAAAGATCAAAAAAATGGTCTTAATGCCGAATATTTAAGCAATATAATTTGGCCGAGTAAAATTCCTTCTTCTGTTAAGGCTCCAATATATGAATTTTTTTCTTTATGCGATATCTGTGGAAAAGAAACAGCAAAAAAATGTGGTAGTTGTAAAACAACCTATTTTTGCAGCAGAGAATGTCAAAAAAATGGTTGGTCTAAACATAAGCTCAACTGTAAAAAATAA
- a CDS encoding Npt1/Npt2 family nucleotide transporter: MVTNIIHYFYPDLKKDEIKKFSLLSGIFFLIIGAYWLLRLLKNTIFLKIAFPECLGWATEQGCLFQPVAKFWSPFVVLLMVLIYSKLVDIVKKHQLFYIICTFYTILFAIVAGLLFIKDLYGAEYVGKMALAAIGWITYFGIESFGSLVVALFWSFTNSITNSDSAKRGYPFIAAVAQLSAILGSSMLFFSAYIGSVWPILLLASVLVAMVIPLVSYFLKAVPSEQLVGNVEAAQTEKKKEGFIEGFLSGLVLLFSRPYLLGVLIISTLYEAVAQIVEYQMQVFASMSPQYTSEIAFAQFQSLYGVSVNFISFLVALLGTRYIIKNFGIRISLLIFPVVFGGVLLSLFSYFILMKPDTVYLLWATFAAMVVIKGVGYAVNNPTKEIMYIPTSKDAKFKSKGWIDTFGSRFSKAGGAQVTNAFKYNMADLMIYGSIFGFGFIGIWIVAALFVGSKNKQLIQDKEIIE; encoded by the coding sequence ATGGTTACGAATATCATACATTATTTTTATCCCGATCTAAAAAAAGATGAAATCAAAAAATTTTCCTTATTATCAGGTATATTTTTTCTTATAATAGGCGCTTATTGGCTTTTACGTCTTTTAAAAAATACCATTTTCTTAAAAATAGCTTTTCCGGAATGTTTAGGCTGGGCAACAGAACAAGGATGTTTATTCCAGCCAGTCGCTAAATTTTGGTCTCCATTCGTCGTCCTTTTGATGGTACTTATTTATTCAAAATTAGTAGATATTGTCAAAAAGCATCAACTTTTTTATATTATTTGTACATTTTATACTATTCTTTTTGCAATAGTTGCAGGATTACTATTTATTAAAGATTTATATGGTGCAGAGTATGTGGGAAAAATGGCGCTTGCTGCAATTGGATGGATAACTTATTTTGGCATTGAGAGTTTTGGTTCATTAGTAGTAGCTTTATTTTGGTCATTTACTAATAGTATTACGAATTCTGACTCAGCAAAACGTGGATATCCTTTTATAGCAGCAGTAGCACAATTGAGCGCAATTTTAGGCTCTTCAATGTTATTTTTTTCTGCATATATCGGTTCAGTTTGGCCTATTTTATTATTGGCAAGTGTTTTAGTGGCTATGGTAATTCCTCTCGTTTCTTATTTTTTAAAAGCAGTACCGAGTGAGCAATTAGTTGGTAATGTTGAGGCTGCGCAAACAGAGAAGAAAAAAGAAGGGTTTATTGAAGGATTTCTTTCAGGACTAGTTTTATTATTTTCTCGTCCTTATTTACTTGGAGTTCTCATTATTTCTACTTTATATGAGGCAGTTGCGCAAATTGTAGAATATCAAATGCAAGTCTTTGCAAGCATGTCACCGCAATATACGAGTGAAATTGCTTTTGCTCAGTTTCAAAGTTTGTATGGGGTAAGTGTAAATTTTATATCATTTCTCGTTGCGCTTTTAGGCACTCGTTATATTATAAAGAATTTTGGTATTCGTATCAGTCTTTTAATTTTTCCGGTAGTTTTTGGTGGTGTATTACTTTCCTTGTTTTCATATTTTATTTTAATGAAGCCAGATACTGTGTACCTTCTATGGGCTACATTTGCCGCGATGGTAGTTATTAAAGGAGTTGGTTATGCCGTTAATAATCCAACAAAAGAAATAATGTATATTCCAACCAGTAAAGATGCAAAATTCAAATCCAAGGGATGGATTGATACATTTGGTAGTCGTTTTTCAAAAGCTGGTGGTGCGCAAGTTACGAATGCTTTTAAATATAATATGGCCGATTTAATGATTTATGGGTCAATATTTGGTTTTGGTTTTATTGGAATTTGGATAGTCGCCGCTTTATTTGTTGGATCTAAAAATAAACAGCTTATTCAAGATAAAGAAATTATAGAATAA
- a CDS encoding cupin domain-containing protein yields the protein MIFHKNIMHLTKENDNFRNVLATGIHSQIVLMSLKPGEDIGYEVHHDVDQVLVFTEGNGLARINDKEYNISPGDIFLVPAGTQHNFINTGKQDLKLFTIYAPAEHEQGIIQKLKPKK from the coding sequence ATGATTTTTCACAAAAATATTATGCATTTAACCAAAGAGAATGATAACTTTCGTAATGTTTTAGCAACGGGCATACATAGTCAGATTGTATTAATGTCTTTAAAACCGGGTGAGGACATCGGATACGAAGTTCATCATGATGTGGATCAAGTTTTGGTTTTTACAGAAGGTAATGGTTTAGCTCGCATTAATGATAAAGAATATAATATTTCCCCTGGAGATATTTTTTTAGTGCCAGCAGGAACTCAACACAACTTTATTAACACTGGCAAGCAAGATTTAAAATTATTTACCATTTATGCTCCCGCTGAACATGAACAAGGAATAATACAAAAATTGAAACCTAAAAAATAA
- a CDS encoding arsenate reductase ArsC, producing MRILIICTHNAARSVMLEGYLKQLKPIWKIYSAGTQPSDKVNPLAVKVMAEDSINISAHKPAHVSNFLNQSFDYVITVCDEANNECPTFSGDIKNILYIPFQDPSKISGNEEKKLEIFRKIRDQIKEFAYSFIKKSSSRTFNI from the coding sequence ATGCGCATATTAATCATCTGTACACATAATGCTGCTCGTTCGGTTATGCTAGAAGGCTATTTAAAGCAATTAAAACCAATATGGAAAATATATTCTGCTGGCACTCAACCTTCAGACAAAGTAAACCCATTAGCAGTAAAGGTCATGGCTGAAGACTCTATTAATATTAGTGCTCATAAGCCAGCTCATGTATCAAATTTTCTTAACCAATCCTTTGATTATGTGATCACCGTGTGCGATGAAGCAAACAATGAATGCCCAACTTTTTCAGGAGATATAAAAAATATATTATATATACCTTTTCAAGATCCTTCAAAAATTTCAGGAAATGAAGAAAAAAAATTAGAAATTTTTCGTAAAATTAGAGATCAAATAAAGGAATTTGCATATTCTTTTATCAAAAAATCCTCTTCTCGCACCTTTAATATTTAA